AGGCGGCCCATCCGCAACTCCACGTGCACGGCTTCAGCCCGCCGGAGATCGTCTTCCTCTCGCGGACGTTCGGCAAGACCATCAGCGAGATCATTGGCGAGCTGTGCGAGGCCGGGTTGGACACCATTCCCGGCGGGGGGGCGGAGATCCTTGGCGATCGCGTGCGCGCCCGGATCAGCCCCAACAAGTACAGCGCCGCACAGTGGCTCGAGGTCATGTGTCAGGCCCACCGACAGGGCGTCCGCACCACCGCCACCATGATGTTCGGCCACGTCGAGAGCGACCAGGAACGGATCGAGCACCTTCGCCGCCTCCGCGACCTGCAGGACGAGACCGGCGGCTTTACCGCCTTTATCCCCTGGACCTTCCAGCCCGCCGGCACCAGGCTGGCCAAAGACCTTCAGCCGCGTCTGGCCGGCGTCCAGGACTACCTGCGCATGCTCGCGGTGGCCCGGCTCTACCTCGACAATTTCGAGAATCTCCAGGCCTCGTGGGTCACGCAAGGGCCCGCGGTCGGGCAGGTCGCCCTGGAATTCGGGGCCAACGATCTTGGCTCGTTGATGCTCGAAGAGAACGTGGTGGCCTCAGCCGGCGTCAGCTATCGGCTTACCGAGGCCCAACTGCGGCAACTCATTCGGCAGGCCGGCTACATTCCCGCCCGACGCGACTGCTTCTACCGGCTCGTGGAAGAGCCCGCTGCGACACCGGACGTCGCGAGATCTTCCTCGCCCGAAATCCCAGGCTGATCCCGGCTACGGTCGCAGGCCCTACTTGGCGCCGACCGGCGTGCCGCCGAAGCGCTGAATGGCCTCCAGAAGTTCCGGCATGCGCACCGGCTTGGTCACGTACCCGTCCATTCCCGCGGCCAGGCACTTCTCCCGGTCGCCCTTGAGGGCATGGGCGGTCATCGCGACGATCGGCACGTGCCCTCCGGTCTCCCGTTCCTTTTCCCGGATGCTTCGCGTGGCCTCCAGACCGTCCATCTCCGGCATCTGGACGTCCATCAGCACCAGGTCGAACGCCTCGCGATCCAATGCCTCCAGAGCCGCCCGGCCGTTCTCAGCCGTGTCGGTCGTATGACCCCATCGTTTCAGCATCTTGAGCATCAGCTTCCGGTCGACCGCGTTGTCCTCGACCAGCAGGATCCGCAGCGGCCCATTCGCGGTGTTCTCGGTCGTTGACGGCTCGGCCGCGGGCGCCGCCGGCCCGGTCTGGCCGGACATCCCCGCCGGCTGGCGCAGAAACTCCAGGACCATGCGGAAGTTGCTCCCTTGCCCGGCGTCGTTCTCAACCCATATCCGCCCGCCCATCTTCTCGACCAGCAGGGCGGTAATCGCCAGGCCAAGGCCCGTCCCGCCGTACCTGCGGCTGGTGGACGCATCCACCTGCTCGAAGGCGTTAAAAATCACATCCTGCTTCTCAGGCGGAATGCCGATCCCCGTATCCCGCACCGCGAACCGCAGCCGCACCCGCTCGGGTTCCCGCAGCTCAGACTCGACCCGCACCACCACCTCGCCCGCGTCGGTGAACTTGACCGCGTTGGCCACCAGGTTGGTCAGAATCTGTCGCAGCAGCCCCGGATCGCCCACCACGGCATCCTCAACTTCGTCGGCGAATTCCTGCCGCAATGCCAGACCCTTCCGCTCGGCTTCCAGCGTCAGCGGCCTCAGCGTCTCAGCGACGCACTGACGCAGGCTGAACCCGATCCGGTCCAGTTCCAGCCGACCCGCCTCGATCTTGGAAAAGTCCAGAATGTCGTTGATGATTCGCAACAGCGACTCCGCCGAACCGCACGCCGTGTCCAGGTAGTCCCGCTGGATGTCGTTCAGGGGCGTATCCTGGAGAAGCTGGACCATGCCCAGGATGCCGTTCATGGGAGTCCGGATCTCGTGGCTCATGTTGGCCAGAAACTCGCTCTTGGCCCGGGTCGCCGCCTCCGCCATCGCGGCCAGTTGCCTGGCTTTGGCCGTCTGCTCCTCAAGAACGCGGTTGAGCTCTTTCGACTCCTCCAAAGCGTCTCTGATCTGATTCTCCGCCTGCTTTCTCGCCGTGATATCGACATTGAATTCGGCAACCAGCCATTGGCCGGACATATCCTGGAAGGGGATGGTATGCACCTGGATGGGGCGATTGCCCTCCCTGGGAAGCGTTTCCTCGGTGATTTGGATCTCCTTGGTGCCCAGCGCCTTGGGGATTCCGCATCCCTCGCAGGGGCGGTCGCGACCCATGAAATACTCATAACATTTCCGTCCGGCCGGATCGCCGTAGACCTTTTGCCAGGCCTGGTCGACGTAGTGCAGAGCATACTGCGCATCCGTGATATTGATCCTCGTGTTGGTCACTTCCAGGATGAACTCCAGCCGCCTGCGTTCTTCAGCCAGTTGGCTCTCCGCCCGCTTGCGCCCCGAAACGTCCCGGGCGAAGGCGCAGTTGTACTCCTTGCCGCCGTATCGCAGATAGTTCGCGGTGATCTCCATCGGAATCAGGACGCCGTCGCGGGTCCTGTGGGAGGATTGGAAGGTCATCGATCCGCTTTTCTTAAGCAGTTCCCAGTGCTCCGGCCAGGCCGCCTCGGGGAATCCGGGATCGAGTTGGTGTACCGTCATCGACAGAAGCTCGTCCCGGGAGTAGCCCAGACTGCGGCACGCGGCCTCGTTGACGTAGTGGAAGCGGGCGTCGGGCCCGATCCAGAAGACCAAGTCGCCGGCGCGATCCACCGAAAACTGCACCATCTTCAGACGTTCCTCCGACTCGCAGAGCGCCCAAAGCATATCGTTGATGTCCTCGGTCAGCGTTCCCAGTTCGTCGCGGCTCGTCACCGGCAGCCGCGAGGAAACGTCGCCGCTTACCGCAATCTGCCGGACGCTCGCCCCCAGCCGCGACAGCGGACGAAGCACAAGCACCTCCAGCACCCCCAGCATCGCCGCGCCCAGTACCGTCACGGTCAACACCAGGTAACCCGCGAACAGCCGCATGCTCGATACGCCCTGCCCATAGATCGCACGCGGAGTCGCCACCTTCAGGAGCAGGACCGGCCGGCCCGAAAGGTCCTTCATCCAGGCGTATCCCGCCACCTGCTCTTCGCTCAATGGAAGGATCGCCGTGTCCTCGGCGTCCGTGAGCTCCGCAGCCGCCTCGGCGAAATCGTCGGGCAACGCCGAACCCTCGCTTCGCCGCAGATCGATCGCCAGCTTGGTCACTTCGCCCAGCCGGGCCAGTTCCGCCCCGTCCAGCTCGCGGGCCATGATCAACGCTCCGCGGACCGGTCCTTGTCCTTCGCTGGTCACGATCGGGTGCGAGACCACCAGGAGCGGCCCTTCGGGCAGTATCGCCAGGCCGCCGACCTTGTCGTCGGGTGTCTGGTGGGCGAGCAGGCACGGGTAACGCTCCAGCAGCGAGCCCAGGCTGGCTGGCCGCCCCAGGCCCTTCTCCGTCTCCAGATCAACGGCATTGGAGTAGACCGTCCGCCCCTGCCGGTCGATGATCGCCATCAGGCCGATCCGCAGATTGACCAGGGTGATATCGCCCAGGTTGCTCACGACGTAGGGTTCGTTGTGGTCTTCAACGAATGCGTACGTGTCATCCCAGTTCGCCCAGTCGATGGCCTTGCTGTGCAGCGTGGTCACCACGTCCGCCAGGCTCGCCTGCACCCTCGCCAGGTCATGACGGACCTCCCTCGCCTCCAGGTCCGCATGACTCTGCAGGAGTATCCGCTGCGCCAAGGCGCAAGACAGCACCACCAGGCCGACGATCGTCGCCCCGATGATGATCAGGGTCTTCCCGCGTAGCGACATGTCTTCCCGTCCTCTCTGCGGCGGTCATCCCGGAACATTTCCGTGGATGATTTCACTATCGGAAAGCTCTCCCCCTTGCCGTCGATCCGCCCTCCGCGGATGCGTTCCACCGCCCGCCTCCTCAGCCGAATCACGTGCCGCGTCCGATAATCGCCGATGATTGCTCAAGTCATCGCCGTCCATCCGACGATGACGAAGGTAACCGCGTCCACAATCCGCGCCTCGCGCAAGGCCCGCAGGAGAACGCCGTCATGATCGAAATGCTCCGGGAGTACCTCGTCTCGCTCGGCCTGGCCGACCGCCTGGCCCTGCTGGTCGTCCGGTCCGTCGCCGTCCTGGCGATCGCCGTGATCGCCCTGGCCGCCAACTGGATCGCCAGGCGGTTCCTGCTGCGGGTCATCGGCCGGTTCATCGCCGCCACCCGCGCCCGCTGGGACGACGTGCTCGTGCGGCGCCGCGTCTTCGACCGCCTTGCGCACCTGGCCCCCGCGGTCATCGTCCACGTCCTGACGCCCGTCCTGCTGCCCGGCCTCCGCGAGGAAACGCAGTCGCTGATCCAGCGGGTGGTGCTCGCCTACGTGGCCGTCATCGTCATCCTCATCCTCGACGCCCTCATCGACGTCATCCACGACGTCTACCAGAGCCTCCAGATTGCCCGCGAAAAGCCGATCAAGAGCTACCTCCAGGTCGCCAACATCGCGCTCTACTTCCTCGGCCTCGTGTTCGTGGTCGCCATCCTGATGCAGCAGTCGCCCTGGAAGTTCCTCACCGGCCTCGGCGCCCTGACCGCCGTGCTCCTGCTCGTCTTCAAGGACGCCATCCTCGGCTTTGTCGCCAGCATTCAGATCGCCGCCAACCAGATGGTCCGCCGCGGCGACTGGATCGCCATGGAAAAATACGGAGCCGACGGCGACGTGATCGACATCTCGCTGACCACCGTCAAGGTCCAGAACTGGGACAAGACCGTCACCACCATCCCGACCTACGCCCTCATCTCCGACTCCTTCAAGAACTGGCGCGGCATGGCCGAGTCCGGCGGACGCCGGATCAAACGCGCCATCTGCATCGACATGACCAGCGTCCGCTTCTGCACGCCGGAGATGCTCGCCAAGTTCTCACGCATCCACCGTCTGACCGACTACATCGAACGAAAGCGAACCGAGATCGCCGAGTACAACGCCCAGCACAACGTCGATCCGTCCGTCGCCGTCAACGGCCGGCGGATGACCAACCTGGGCACCTTCCGCGCCTACGTCGAAAACTACCTGCGCCACCACCCGCGAATCCACAAGAACATGACCTTCATGGTTCGCCAGCTCGATCCGACCCCTTGCGGATTGCCCATCGAAATCTACGCGTTCTCCAACGACCAGGCGTGGGTCAGCTATGAGAGCATCCAAGCCGACATCTTCGACCACGTCCTCGCCGTGGTCCCCGAGTTCGACCTGCGGGTCTTTCAGTACCCCTCCGGCGCTGACATCCAGGCCCTCCTGGCCCGGTAGAGTCTGCGCCGCACGCCTTCTCCGCGCCCGCGCCACACGGCGCAGGTCCGCCGTCCGCTACGCCGTCACGCCCTTGGGCGGCTCCACCTTCCCCCGCCGCTGCAGCAGGAACAGCCCCAGCCAGCACAGCGTCGCCCACACCAGCCCCGCCGACCATCCCGCCAGCACGTCCGTCGGATAGTGCACGCCCAGGTACACCCGGCTCAGGCCCACCAAACCCGTCGTCACCAGGGCCGCCGCCAGGAAGTACAGTTTGTACCGCCACGGCGTCACCATCCGCGCCAGCAGCGCGCCCAGCGTCAGGTACACCACCGCCGACAGCATCGAATGCCCGCTCGGAAAACTCGCCGTCCGCACGTACGAGAGG
This window of the Phycisphaerae bacterium genome carries:
- the mqnC gene encoding dehypoxanthine futalosine cyclase, which translates into the protein MSRLSDAEALDLLAHADLHHLGRLAREATLRRHRDSIRTYVVDRNVNYTNVCVSGCLFCNFCRPPGHPQAYVLTAEQLLAKVDELVSLGGRQVLLQGGMNPDLPMAWYTRMLRDLKAAHPQLHVHGFSPPEIVFLSRTFGKTISEIIGELCEAGLDTIPGGGAEILGDRVRARISPNKYSAAQWLEVMCQAHRQGVRTTATMMFGHVESDQERIEHLRRLRDLQDETGGFTAFIPWTFQPAGTRLAKDLQPRLAGVQDYLRMLAVARLYLDNFENLQASWVTQGPAVGQVALEFGANDLGSLMLEENVVASAGVSYRLTEAQLRQLIRQAGYIPARRDCFYRLVEEPAATPDVARSSSPEIPG
- a CDS encoding mechanosensitive ion channel family protein → MIEMLREYLVSLGLADRLALLVVRSVAVLAIAVIALAANWIARRFLLRVIGRFIAATRARWDDVLVRRRVFDRLAHLAPAVIVHVLTPVLLPGLREETQSLIQRVVLAYVAVIVILILDALIDVIHDVYQSLQIAREKPIKSYLQVANIALYFLGLVFVVAILMQQSPWKFLTGLGALTAVLLLVFKDAILGFVASIQIAANQMVRRGDWIAMEKYGADGDVIDISLTTVKVQNWDKTVTTIPTYALISDSFKNWRGMAESGGRRIKRAICIDMTSVRFCTPEMLAKFSRIHRLTDYIERKRTEIAEYNAQHNVDPSVAVNGRRMTNLGTFRAYVENYLRHHPRIHKNMTFMVRQLDPTPCGLPIEIYAFSNDQAWVSYESIQADIFDHVLAVVPEFDLRVFQYPSGADIQALLAR
- a CDS encoding response regulator, whose amino-acid sequence is MSLRGKTLIIIGATIVGLVVLSCALAQRILLQSHADLEAREVRHDLARVQASLADVVTTLHSKAIDWANWDDTYAFVEDHNEPYVVSNLGDITLVNLRIGLMAIIDRQGRTVYSNAVDLETEKGLGRPASLGSLLERYPCLLAHQTPDDKVGGLAILPEGPLLVVSHPIVTSEGQGPVRGALIMARELDGAELARLGEVTKLAIDLRRSEGSALPDDFAEAAAELTDAEDTAILPLSEEQVAGYAWMKDLSGRPVLLLKVATPRAIYGQGVSSMRLFAGYLVLTVTVLGAAMLGVLEVLVLRPLSRLGASVRQIAVSGDVSSRLPVTSRDELGTLTEDINDMLWALCESEERLKMVQFSVDRAGDLVFWIGPDARFHYVNEAACRSLGYSRDELLSMTVHQLDPGFPEAAWPEHWELLKKSGSMTFQSSHRTRDGVLIPMEITANYLRYGGKEYNCAFARDVSGRKRAESQLAEERRRLEFILEVTNTRINITDAQYALHYVDQAWQKVYGDPAGRKCYEYFMGRDRPCEGCGIPKALGTKEIQITEETLPREGNRPIQVHTIPFQDMSGQWLVAEFNVDITARKQAENQIRDALEESKELNRVLEEQTAKARQLAAMAEAATRAKSEFLANMSHEIRTPMNGILGMVQLLQDTPLNDIQRDYLDTACGSAESLLRIINDILDFSKIEAGRLELDRIGFSLRQCVAETLRPLTLEAERKGLALRQEFADEVEDAVVGDPGLLRQILTNLVANAVKFTDAGEVVVRVESELREPERVRLRFAVRDTGIGIPPEKQDVIFNAFEQVDASTSRRYGGTGLGLAITALLVEKMGGRIWVENDAGQGSNFRMVLEFLRQPAGMSGQTGPAAPAAEPSTTENTANGPLRILLVEDNAVDRKLMLKMLKRWGHTTDTAENGRAALEALDREAFDLVLMDVQMPEMDGLEATRSIREKERETGGHVPIVAMTAHALKGDREKCLAAGMDGYVTKPVRMPELLEAIQRFGGTPVGAK